Proteins from a single region of Nocardiopsis dassonvillei subsp. dassonvillei DSM 43111:
- a CDS encoding DNA gyrase/topoisomerase IV subunit A: protein MARTTSRPPEDLAEKIIDIDVSEEMRGSFLEYAYSVIYQRALPDARDGMKPVQRRILYQMNEMGLRHDRGHVKCARVVGDVMGRLHPHGDTAIYDALVRLSQPFAMRVPLVDGHGNFGSLGGDDAPAAMRYTEARLDRAAEQLVASIDENVVDFRPNYDGQETEPEVLPAAFPNLLVNGASGIAVGMATNMAPHNLGEVVAAARHLIAHPEATLEELTEFVPGPDLPTGGTIVGLDGIRDAYRSGRGTFKTRATVSIEKVSARRTGLVVTELPYSVGPEKVISRIKELVQSKKLQGISDLKDLTDRTQGLRLVIELKNGFNPEAVLEELYRLTPMEESFGINNVALVDGQPQTLGLRELLEVYVNHRLDVVRRRSEFRRAKRQERLHLVDGLLVALLDIDRVISLIREAEDTAAARESLMGAYDLSEIQARYILETPLRRLTRFDRMELETERDKLNKEVDALTAVLESDKKLRRLVSKEMGDVAKEFATPRRTQLRESDGVARSAVIPLEMADQPCHVLMGVHGAIGRSKGPSVPRVYEGLRTRHDAVHVSVPTTSRSAVGLVTDLGRMIRVPVVELPELPDEGGDSPPLASGLDVSEFVQLDGDERVVSVVSMDASGPGFALGTRGGVVKRVSPDYPPNKDDFEVVALKDDDRVVGVTQLSTGEEDLAFITSEAQLLRFSASAVRPQGRPAGGVAGVRLSEGARVLWFGAVPSPQDSVVVTVSGSSGALEGTQAGSAKVTPFEAYPVKGRATGGVRCHRYLKGEDTLLFGWIGRSPARAARADGKPVRLPDPIDRRDGSGDALPRAIVTVGSGQTDSGITVPGAKA from the coding sequence ATGGCCCGTACTACTTCCCGTCCCCCCGAGGATCTCGCCGAGAAGATCATCGACATCGACGTCTCCGAGGAGATGCGCGGCAGCTTCCTGGAGTACGCCTACTCGGTCATCTACCAACGCGCGCTACCGGACGCGCGCGACGGTATGAAACCGGTGCAGCGGCGCATCCTCTACCAGATGAACGAGATGGGGCTGCGGCACGACCGCGGCCACGTCAAGTGCGCCCGCGTCGTCGGGGACGTGATGGGCCGCCTCCACCCCCACGGCGACACCGCCATCTACGACGCGCTCGTGCGCCTGAGCCAGCCCTTCGCCATGCGCGTGCCCCTGGTGGACGGCCACGGCAACTTCGGCTCCCTGGGCGGCGACGACGCGCCGGCCGCCATGCGCTACACCGAGGCGCGCCTGGACCGCGCCGCCGAGCAGCTGGTCGCCTCCATCGACGAGAACGTCGTCGACTTCCGGCCCAACTACGACGGCCAGGAGACCGAGCCCGAGGTCCTGCCCGCCGCCTTCCCGAACCTGCTGGTCAACGGCGCCTCCGGCATCGCGGTGGGCATGGCCACCAACATGGCCCCGCACAACCTGGGCGAGGTCGTCGCGGCCGCCCGCCACCTGATCGCCCACCCCGAGGCCACCCTGGAGGAGCTCACCGAGTTCGTCCCGGGCCCGGACCTGCCCACCGGCGGCACCATCGTCGGCCTGGACGGCATCCGCGACGCCTACCGCAGCGGCCGGGGCACGTTCAAGACCCGCGCCACCGTCTCCATCGAGAAGGTGTCCGCGCGCCGCACCGGCCTGGTGGTCACCGAGCTGCCCTACAGCGTGGGCCCGGAGAAGGTCATCAGCCGGATCAAGGAGCTGGTGCAGTCCAAGAAGCTCCAGGGCATCTCGGACCTGAAGGACCTGACCGACCGCACGCAGGGCCTGCGCCTGGTCATCGAGCTCAAGAACGGCTTCAACCCCGAGGCGGTCCTGGAGGAGCTGTACCGGCTCACGCCGATGGAGGAGTCCTTCGGCATCAACAACGTGGCCCTCGTGGACGGCCAGCCCCAGACGCTGGGACTGCGCGAACTCCTCGAGGTCTACGTCAACCACCGCCTCGACGTGGTGCGCCGCCGCAGCGAGTTCCGCCGAGCCAAGCGCCAGGAGCGCCTGCACCTGGTGGACGGCCTGCTCGTGGCCCTGCTGGACATCGACCGGGTCATCTCCCTGATCCGCGAGGCCGAGGACACCGCCGCCGCCCGCGAGTCGCTCATGGGCGCCTACGACCTGTCGGAGATCCAGGCCCGCTACATCCTGGAGACCCCGCTGCGGCGCCTGACCCGCTTCGACCGGATGGAGCTGGAGACCGAGCGGGACAAGCTCAACAAGGAGGTCGACGCCCTCACCGCGGTTCTGGAGTCGGACAAGAAGCTGCGCCGCCTGGTCTCCAAGGAGATGGGCGACGTCGCCAAGGAGTTCGCCACCCCGCGTCGCACGCAGCTGCGCGAGAGCGACGGCGTGGCCCGCAGCGCGGTGATCCCGCTGGAGATGGCCGACCAGCCCTGCCACGTGCTGATGGGCGTGCACGGCGCGATCGGCCGCAGCAAGGGACCCTCGGTGCCGCGCGTGTACGAGGGCCTGCGCACCCGGCACGACGCGGTCCACGTGTCCGTCCCCACCACCTCGCGCTCCGCCGTGGGCCTGGTCACCGACCTGGGCCGGATGATCCGCGTGCCGGTGGTGGAGCTGCCGGAGCTGCCCGACGAGGGCGGGGACAGCCCGCCGCTGGCCTCGGGGCTGGACGTGTCCGAGTTCGTCCAGCTCGACGGGGACGAACGGGTGGTGTCGGTGGTGTCCATGGACGCCTCGGGCCCCGGCTTCGCCCTGGGCACGCGCGGCGGTGTGGTCAAGCGGGTCTCCCCCGACTACCCGCCCAACAAGGACGACTTCGAGGTCGTGGCGCTCAAGGACGACGACCGCGTCGTGGGCGTCACCCAGCTGTCCACGGGCGAGGAGGACCTGGCCTTCATCACCTCCGAGGCCCAGCTGCTGCGCTTCTCCGCGAGCGCCGTGCGGCCCCAGGGGCGGCCCGCGGGCGGTGTGGCGGGCGTGCGCCTGTCGGAGGGGGCGCGGGTGCTGTGGTTCGGCGCCGTGCCCAGTCCGCAGGACTCGGTGGTGGTCACCGTCTCGGGCTCCTCCGGCGCCCTGGAGGGCACCCAGGCCGGTTCGGCCAAGGTCACGCCCTTCGAGGCCTACCCGGTCAAGGGCCGCGCCACCGGCGGCGTGCGCTGCCACCGCTACCTCAAGGGCGAGGACACCCTGCTGTTCGGATGGATCGGCCGTTCCCCCGCCCGCGCCGCGCGCGCGGACGGCAAGCCGGTCCGCCTGCCCGACCCGATCGACCGTCGGGACGGGTCCGGTGACGCGCTGCCCCGCGCGATCGTTACTGTAGGTAGCGGACAGACCGACTCCGGGATCACCGTTCCCGGAGCGAAAGCCTGA